Proteins found in one Paucidesulfovibrio gracilis DSM 16080 genomic segment:
- a CDS encoding helix-turn-helix domain-containing protein, protein MSDTSKQPRLLTVREVADTLRVHRRTAYRLITRGDIKAIKIGTQWRVLEEALLDFIASGWKDAAHRPKPEKGPRQLRLPLDEE, encoded by the coding sequence GTCGAAACAACCGCGACTGCTTACCGTGCGCGAAGTAGCGGATACGCTCCGCGTGCATCGACGCACGGCCTACCGGTTGATCACCCGTGGAGACATCAAAGCCATTAAAATCGGAACGCAATGGCGTGTGTTGGAGGAGGCGCTGCTGGATTTCATTGCTTCGGGCTGGAAGGACGCCGCTCATCGGCCCAAGCCGGAAAAGGGACCGCGCCAGCTGCGGTTGCCTTTGGATGAGGAGTAA
- a CDS encoding PAS domain S-box protein — MKDLTDISVFKQEFLIYMKEQKHILMMYEDIEDYRFVASRFIADGLTSNDCCVMATDAYSHKLVLQDLEKLDVSPQEKIAEGRLTLIDVNQHYSHGDGFNPDETMNGWKGLTEAAVGKGFDNVRAVGEATFCLGGNGLEDKIIYYENIINEELFPNFPFMSLCVYDKNRYSEKVLRAAVQSHPMMVYGTKIFKHNMYFVPPEVFFSENNGGNELDLWLANVEATNSIHQEAVQNREKLQQALEATNDGIWEYNLATGEFHCSERWAGMLGYTRDEVPSFGCYCDENIHPEDRKIFDDAFRSYLNGASDTYAVELRIKTKDGSYKWIFTRGKIVLRDDAGKPVKIVGAHTDITEKKEAEQRLEESEQLFRMLFDDAPMPYQSLDAEGRFITVNKMFCQTLGYTPEELIGRNFAEFLHPDWAGHFRENFPKFKAVGEILGVEFQMKKKNGAYVLVSFTGKVGKEPDGSFRQTHCVFRDITAERAYQEGLVKAKEEAERRAAELLRKQEIESELANLGTMLLNPTTIEAISIAILDASKRITGSKFGYAGVIDENTGNLVCHTMTRDIWDVCNVPDKSIVFEKFGGLWGWVLENKQPILVNDLKEDARSTGVPEGHIEIENFLSYPVLLNDKLVGQVAVANARGNYDSADQEFMKNISVFFGLAIQRARHEHGLVEEKHKAEQANHAKSMFLANMSHELRTPLNGIMGMQQLLKATHLNAEQEGYVSLAMDSAKRLTNLLGDILDLTKIEAGKLNVVETTVDLQETFALAEQLFGPACGQKGVEIHFAIHPALSKKFLGDQIRLQQVLNNVIGNAVKFTDAGSIRCEAYPLPQKTEKTQRVLFSVSDTGIGIEQEKLDQLFEPFTQADEGYKRAYQGAGLGLSIVRQLVELMGGSVSVASERGKGTEFTFCLTFKVDAEDSYEIDSSAPKEYCKPCPQSILIAEDETVNRKALQTILRKAGYKVKSVENGAETIRELSECAYDLVLMDIQMPIMDGVEAARAIRSGKAGQDKTSIPIVAVTAYAMSGDKEHFLKAGMDGYLAKPVEVDQLNSVISELLSA, encoded by the coding sequence ATGAAAGACTTGACCGACATCAGTGTCTTTAAACAAGAATTTCTTATCTATATGAAGGAACAGAAGCATATTCTCATGATGTATGAGGATATTGAAGACTATAGGTTTGTTGCTTCAAGATTCATTGCAGATGGACTTACCTCCAATGATTGCTGTGTCATGGCCACGGATGCGTATTCGCACAAGCTGGTACTCCAGGATTTGGAAAAACTTGATGTATCGCCTCAGGAAAAGATTGCTGAGGGCCGTCTGACGCTTATTGATGTGAACCAGCATTATTCCCATGGAGATGGATTTAATCCCGATGAAACCATGAACGGCTGGAAAGGGCTTACCGAAGCTGCTGTTGGAAAAGGCTTCGATAATGTACGGGCCGTGGGCGAGGCAACATTCTGTCTTGGAGGAAATGGTCTTGAGGACAAGATCATTTACTATGAAAACATAATCAATGAAGAACTGTTCCCCAATTTCCCGTTCATGTCCTTGTGCGTGTACGACAAGAACAGATATTCGGAAAAAGTCCTCAGGGCGGCGGTGCAGTCCCATCCCATGATGGTGTATGGAACAAAGATATTCAAACACAATATGTATTTTGTTCCCCCGGAGGTGTTTTTTTCAGAGAACAATGGGGGCAACGAGCTGGATTTGTGGCTTGCCAATGTTGAGGCCACGAATTCAATCCATCAGGAAGCGGTTCAAAATAGGGAAAAACTCCAGCAAGCGCTGGAAGCCACCAATGACGGAATATGGGAATACAATCTCGCTACTGGCGAATTTCATTGTTCCGAGCGGTGGGCCGGTATGCTGGGGTACACCAGGGACGAGGTTCCCTCGTTCGGTTGCTATTGCGATGAGAATATTCATCCGGAAGATCGGAAAATATTCGACGACGCATTTCGTTCGTACCTCAACGGAGCCAGTGATACGTATGCCGTTGAATTGAGGATCAAAACCAAAGACGGATCCTACAAATGGATTTTTACCAGGGGAAAAATCGTTCTACGGGATGACGCTGGAAAGCCTGTTAAGATCGTGGGCGCTCATACGGACATCACTGAAAAAAAAGAAGCCGAACAACGGCTCGAAGAAAGCGAACAACTGTTTCGTATGTTGTTTGACGATGCGCCGATGCCCTACCAGTCATTGGACGCCGAAGGTCGTTTCATCACGGTGAATAAAATGTTCTGCCAAACGCTGGGGTATACCCCGGAAGAGTTGATCGGCAGAAATTTCGCAGAGTTTCTTCACCCGGATTGGGCAGGGCATTTTCGGGAAAACTTTCCGAAATTCAAAGCCGTGGGTGAAATCCTTGGTGTAGAATTTCAGATGAAGAAGAAAAACGGTGCGTACGTTCTTGTCTCCTTCACGGGAAAAGTAGGCAAGGAACCGGATGGATCGTTTCGCCAGACGCATTGTGTGTTTCGGGACATCACAGCAGAGCGGGCCTATCAGGAAGGTCTCGTCAAAGCCAAGGAGGAAGCAGAGCGCCGGGCTGCAGAGCTGTTGAGAAAACAGGAAATAGAATCCGAGCTTGCCAACCTGGGGACAATGCTGCTCAATCCCACAACAATCGAAGCAATTTCCATCGCAATTCTCGATGCTTCAAAGAGAATTACCGGAAGCAAATTCGGCTATGCCGGCGTTATTGATGAAAACACGGGGAATCTGGTGTGTCATACAATGACAAGGGATATTTGGGACGTCTGCAATGTTCCAGATAAGAGCATCGTGTTTGAGAAGTTTGGGGGATTATGGGGCTGGGTGTTGGAAAACAAGCAACCAATCCTGGTCAACGATCTGAAGGAGGATGCCCGGTCCACGGGCGTCCCAGAGGGACACATAGAGATTGAGAATTTTTTAAGCTACCCGGTGCTGTTGAATGACAAACTGGTTGGCCAGGTGGCTGTTGCCAACGCACGCGGCAACTATGACAGTGCGGATCAAGAGTTTATGAAGAACATTTCCGTGTTTTTTGGCCTTGCAATCCAAAGGGCGCGGCATGAGCATGGATTGGTGGAAGAAAAACACAAGGCTGAACAGGCGAATCATGCCAAGTCCATGTTCCTTGCCAACATGAGTCATGAACTGCGAACCCCGCTGAATGGCATTATGGGAATGCAGCAACTTCTCAAAGCGACCCATTTAAACGCTGAACAGGAAGGGTATGTTTCCTTGGCAATGGATTCAGCCAAACGGCTGACGAATCTTTTAGGGGACATCCTGGATTTAACAAAGATCGAGGCTGGAAAACTCAATGTCGTGGAAACGACTGTCGATTTGCAAGAAACGTTTGCGTTGGCAGAGCAGTTGTTTGGTCCTGCGTGTGGACAAAAAGGCGTGGAGATCCATTTTGCCATTCACCCCGCGCTTTCCAAAAAGTTCCTTGGCGATCAGATCAGGCTTCAGCAGGTGTTGAACAATGTGATCGGAAATGCGGTAAAATTCACTGACGCAGGCTCCATCCGGTGTGAAGCATACCCGCTGCCCCAGAAAACGGAAAAGACCCAACGCGTCCTGTTTTCCGTATCCGACACGGGCATCGGCATTGAGCAAGAAAAGCTTGATCAGCTTTTCGAGCCATTTACCCAGGCTGATGAAGGATACAAGCGAGCCTACCAGGGCGCAGGGCTTGGACTCTCCATCGTGCGCCAATTGGTGGAATTGATGGGGGGCAGCGTTTCCGTTGCAAGTGAACGAGGCAAGGGAACGGAGTTTACGTTCTGTCTGACGTTCAAGGTCGATGCTGAGGACTCATACGAGATCGACTCGTCGGCACCCAAGGAATATTGCAAGCCTTGTCCACAATCAATCCTCATCGCCGAGGACGAGACGGTGAACAGGAAAGCGCTGCAGACGATTCTCCGAAAAGCCGGGTACAAAGTGAAATCCGTTGAAAACGGGGCGGAGACGATTCGGGAATTGAGCGAATGCGCCTATGACCTTGTCCTGATGGACATACAAATGCCCATAATGGATGGTGTTGAGGCGGCCAGGGCCATTCGGTCAGGGAAGGCAGGACAGGATAAAACCTCCATACCCATAGTGGCCGTTACGGCGTATGCCATGTCCGGGGACAAGGAACACTTCCTCAAGGCGGGCATGGATGGGTACCTGGCGAAACCTGTCGAAGTAGACCAACTGAATTCCGTCATTTCCGAACTGCTCAGTGCATGA
- a CDS encoding ATP-dependent 6-phosphofructokinase — protein sequence MSATPSNNPQLDTAIPTLGTAKVTNRVGYCRFVGACEEYWINLTDEDLDDELPEQEPGRPITMEKAGPREKLYFDPSKTRCAIVTCGGLCPGINDVIRAIVLEAHHNYTVQSVVGIPFGLQGFIPEYGHEVRELTPESVANIHQFGGTVLGSSRGPQDPSKIVDTLERRNINCLFIIGGDGTMRAAQSIVSEINDRRLKIAVIGVPKTIDNDISFVTRSFGFDTAVEKATEAIQCAHVEATGVDLGVGLVKVMGRESGFIAGQAALALKEVNYVLIPECPFDLDGPDGLLANLERRLESRRHAVIVCAEGAGQEYCRSSNQTDASGNPVLCDICALLKQRIKDYFGERGKKVPLKFIDPSYIIRSVPANANDRVYCGFLGQHAVHAAMAGKTAMVVSQLQSRYVHLPLHLVTRKRKTVNVRSDFWHAVLESTGQELYACASGTVNGIPHFSAGEGES from the coding sequence ATGAGTGCTACGCCGAGCAACAATCCGCAGCTGGATACGGCCATCCCAACCCTTGGTACGGCAAAGGTCACGAACCGCGTGGGGTACTGCCGTTTTGTGGGAGCCTGTGAAGAGTATTGGATCAATCTCACGGATGAGGATTTGGATGATGAGCTGCCCGAACAGGAACCGGGCCGACCCATCACCATGGAAAAGGCCGGGCCGCGGGAAAAATTGTACTTTGACCCGTCCAAGACCCGCTGTGCCATTGTTACCTGCGGCGGGCTGTGTCCTGGCATCAATGACGTGATCCGCGCCATTGTCCTGGAGGCTCATCACAACTATACCGTCCAGTCCGTGGTGGGCATTCCTTTTGGACTGCAGGGGTTTATCCCGGAGTATGGACACGAAGTCCGTGAATTGACGCCCGAATCCGTCGCCAATATTCACCAATTTGGCGGAACCGTCCTTGGATCGTCCCGCGGGCCGCAGGATCCCTCCAAAATAGTAGATACCCTTGAGCGCCGGAATATCAACTGCCTGTTCATCATCGGCGGCGACGGCACCATGCGTGCGGCCCAGAGCATTGTCAGCGAGATCAATGATCGTCGTCTGAAGATCGCAGTCATTGGCGTACCCAAAACCATTGATAACGATATCAGCTTTGTAACCCGCTCGTTCGGGTTCGATACGGCCGTGGAAAAGGCGACCGAGGCCATCCAATGCGCGCATGTGGAGGCCACGGGCGTGGACCTGGGTGTCGGGCTGGTCAAGGTCATGGGCCGCGAGTCCGGGTTCATCGCGGGGCAGGCGGCCCTTGCCCTCAAGGAAGTGAATTACGTGCTCATTCCGGAATGCCCGTTCGACCTGGACGGTCCCGACGGACTGCTTGCCAACCTGGAGCGGCGTTTGGAATCGCGCCGGCATGCCGTGATCGTCTGCGCGGAGGGAGCAGGCCAGGAATATTGCCGGTCCTCCAATCAGACCGATGCCTCCGGCAATCCGGTGCTCTGCGATATCTGCGCATTGCTGAAGCAGCGCATCAAGGACTATTTCGGCGAACGGGGCAAAAAAGTGCCGTTGAAGTTTATCGACCCAAGCTACATTATCCGGTCGGTTCCGGCCAATGCCAATGATCGGGTCTATTGCGGCTTTTTGGGTCAGCATGCCGTCCACGCGGCCATGGCCGGGAAAACCGCCATGGTGGTTTCGCAACTGCAATCCCGCTACGTACATCTCCCGTTGCACCTGGTCACGCGCAAGCGCAAGACCGTGAATGTGCGGTCTGATTTCTGGCATGCGGTGTTGGAAAGCACGGGCCAGGAACTTTATGCCTGCGCTAGCGGAACCGTGAACGGGATCCCCCATTTCAGTGCCGGGGAAGGCGAATCCTAA